A section of the Jannaschia sp. S6380 genome encodes:
- a CDS encoding Mrp/NBP35 family ATP-binding protein has translation MSISRDDVTAALATIEIPGGGNLIASDMIRALVVDGSDIRFVIEVPSAEIAEVSEPLRAAAERVVANLPGAGRVQAVLTAPTAEKAPPALKIGGHPKPQDGPRRVPGVARVLAIASGKGGVGKSTVSANLAVALARQGRRVGLLDADIYGPSQPRMMGANARPASPDGKTIHPLRAHGVTIMSIGLMLPEDKAVVWRGPMLMGALQQMLGQVAWTHHTGEALDVLVVDLPPGTGDVQLTLCTKTVVDGAIVVSTPQDVSLLDARKALDMFAQVKTPVLGLIENMSLFHCPECGHEAHIFGHGGVAEEARRLGLPLLGTLPIDLETRLAGDGGAPVALGEGVMADRFATLARRLIDDGMA, from the coding sequence ATGAGCATCAGCCGCGACGACGTGACCGCCGCACTCGCAACGATCGAGATTCCCGGAGGGGGCAACCTGATCGCGTCCGATATGATCCGCGCGCTTGTCGTCGACGGATCCGACATCCGTTTCGTGATCGAGGTGCCGTCGGCCGAGATCGCCGAGGTCTCGGAACCCCTGCGCGCCGCAGCTGAAAGGGTCGTCGCGAACCTGCCGGGCGCTGGCCGGGTGCAGGCCGTTCTGACCGCGCCCACGGCGGAAAAGGCCCCGCCCGCGCTGAAAATCGGGGGGCATCCGAAGCCGCAGGACGGACCGCGCCGCGTTCCGGGCGTGGCGCGCGTGCTGGCCATCGCATCGGGAAAGGGCGGCGTCGGCAAGTCGACGGTCAGCGCGAACCTGGCGGTGGCACTCGCCCGGCAGGGGCGCCGCGTGGGGCTGCTGGACGCTGACATCTACGGCCCCAGCCAGCCGCGGATGATGGGTGCCAACGCGCGCCCGGCCTCGCCCGACGGCAAGACGATCCATCCGCTTCGGGCACATGGGGTGACCATCATGTCCATCGGTCTGATGCTGCCCGAGGACAAGGCCGTCGTCTGGCGCGGCCCGATGCTGATGGGCGCGCTGCAGCAGATGCTGGGCCAGGTCGCCTGGACCCACCACACGGGCGAGGCGCTGGACGTGCTGGTCGTCGATCTGCCGCCGGGGACGGGCGACGTGCAGCTGACGCTTTGCACCAAGACGGTCGTCGACGGCGCCATCGTCGTGTCGACGCCGCAGGATGTCTCGCTTCTGGACGCGCGCAAGGCGCTCGACATGTTCGCGCAGGTCAAGACGCCGGTGCTCGGCCTGATAGAGAACATGTCGCTGTTCCATTGTCCCGAATGCGGGCACGAGGCGCATATCTTCGGCCATGGTGGCGTGGCCGAGGAGGCGCGGCGGCTCGGCCTGCCGCTTCTGGGGACGCTGCCGATCGATCTGGAGACACGTCTGGCCGGCGATGGGGGCGCGCCCGTGGCCTTGGGCGAGGGGGTCATGGCCGATCGCTTCGCCACGCTGGCGCGACGTCTGATCGACGACGGCATGGCCTGA